In a genomic window of Phragmites australis chromosome 14, lpPhrAust1.1, whole genome shotgun sequence:
- the LOC133890393 gene encoding uncharacterized protein LOC133890393: MDRWRIDARSWSESCACVPVSFDEYLLDRARVFRAMFPDESRSHSNSGEWRIQIMPLQFLLLTVRPVVVMQLRDQLTSSFVHQQVRVMTETHLCGCAVCVCLWLQTEWELRGLGSGYAPASFDLGVRGSLFADRSRGPRAGCRMRGHLEIAITCVLPPPLRLEPEGVLRGVAESVRPASLAARVRKLPRRERPRLAEKMKRDVDVGLVADFQRYRREKAASRATATVNAMTSDRDEA, from the exons ATGGATAGATGGCGGATTGATGCGAGGAGTTGGTCCGAATCGTGTGCGTGCGTGCCGGTCTCCTTCGACGAGTACCTCCTGGACCGCGCGCGCGTGTTCCGCGCCATGTTCCCTGACGAGAGCAGGAGCCACAGCAACTCG GGGGAGTGGAGGATCCAGATAATGCCGCTGCAGTTTCTCCTCCTCACCGTGCGCCCCGTCGTCGTCATGCAGCTGCG TGACCAGCTTACCAGTTCGTTCGTCCACCAGCAGGTGCGAGTGATGACCGAAACGCACCTGTGCGGCTGTGCGGTGTGTGTTTGCCTGTGGCTGCAGACGGAGTGGGAGCTGAGGGGGCTGGGCAGCGGCTACGCGCCCGCGAGCTTCGACCTCGGCGTGCGGGGTTCGCTGTTCGCGGACCGGAGCCGCGGCCCCCGCGCGGGGTGCCGGATGAGGGGCCACCTCGAGATCGCCATCACCTGCGTCCTGCCGCCGCCCCTGCGCCTCGAGCCTGAGGGCGTCCTGCGAGGCGTCGCCGAGTCGGTGAGACCAGCTAGCTTAGCCGCGCGCGTGCGCAAGCTCCCTCGCCGCGAGC GTCCTAGGCTGGCGGAGAAGATGAAGCGGGACGTGGACGTCGGCCTCGTCGCCGACTTCCAGAGGTATCGCCGGGAGAAGGCAGCGTCCAGGGCCACGGCAACGGTGAACGCGATGACATCAGACAGAGACGAAGCCTGA
- the LOC133891182 gene encoding glucan endo-1,3-beta-glucosidase 4-like isoform X2 — MLDKRLQGCLLLLIFLLTKASGSLSETIINPEQALAPTLSDSVELSLEGKRRSLATGSSGMFCVALQGADPAALQVGLNWACGQGHADCTAIQPGGPCYKQNNLPALASYAYNDYYHKNANAGAICSFNGTATTTTTDPSSGQCVFAGSSMAGGSTPTASAPSGLAPPSSFTPGTGGFGNGSTFGSPTGALIPLDGAESLLSGARRVLCAMLLVLPLFFF; from the exons ATGCTGGACAAAAGATTGCAGGGATGCCTGCTCCTGCTCATCTTTCTTCTCACAAAAGCATCAG GCAGCCTTTCTGAAACCATAATCAATCCAGAGCAAGCTTTGGCGCCGACCTTGTCGGACTCAGTGGAGCTCAGCCTCGAAGGCAAGAGGCGGTCGCTGGCGACGGGGAGCAGCGGCATGTTCTGCGTGGCGCTGCAGGGCGCGGACCCGGCGGCGCTGCAGGTGGGGCTGAACTGGGCGTGCGGCCAGGGCCACGCCGACTGCACGGCGATCCAGCCGGGAGGGCCGTGCTACAAGCAGAACAACCTGCCGGCGCTGGCGTCCTACGCCTACAACGACTACTACCACAAGAACGCCAACGCCGGCGCCATCTGCAGCTTCAACGGCACCGCCACGACCACCACCACTGATCCTA GCTCGGGGCAGTGCGTCTTCGCGGGAAG CTCCATGGCAGGAGGCAGCACGCCGACGGCGAGCGCCCCCAGCGGACTCGCCCCGCCGTCCTCGTTCACGCCGGGCACGGGTGGCTTCGGCAACGGATCGACCTTCGGAAGCCCCACGGGTGCCCTGATCCCTCTGGACGGCGCGGAGAGCCTCCTGTCCGGCGCCCGGCGGGTGCTCTGCGCGATGCTGCTGGTGTTGCCGCTCTTCTTCTTTTGA
- the LOC133891182 gene encoding glucan endo-1,3-beta-glucosidase 4-like isoform X1, translating to MVRFSWRTLPVGLWNSKMLDKRLQGCLLLLIFLLTKASGSLSETIINPEQALAPTLSDSVELSLEGKRRSLATGSSGMFCVALQGADPAALQVGLNWACGQGHADCTAIQPGGPCYKQNNLPALASYAYNDYYHKNANAGAICSFNGTATTTTTDPSSGQCVFAGSSMAGGSTPTASAPSGLAPPSSFTPGTGGFGNGSTFGSPTGALIPLDGAESLLSGARRVLCAMLLVLPLFFF from the exons GTGCGGTTCTCGTGGAGGACACTGCCGGTCGGACTCTGGAACAGTAAAATGCTGGACAAAAGATTGCAGGGATGCCTGCTCCTGCTCATCTTTCTTCTCACAAAAGCATCAG GCAGCCTTTCTGAAACCATAATCAATCCAGAGCAAGCTTTGGCGCCGACCTTGTCGGACTCAGTGGAGCTCAGCCTCGAAGGCAAGAGGCGGTCGCTGGCGACGGGGAGCAGCGGCATGTTCTGCGTGGCGCTGCAGGGCGCGGACCCGGCGGCGCTGCAGGTGGGGCTGAACTGGGCGTGCGGCCAGGGCCACGCCGACTGCACGGCGATCCAGCCGGGAGGGCCGTGCTACAAGCAGAACAACCTGCCGGCGCTGGCGTCCTACGCCTACAACGACTACTACCACAAGAACGCCAACGCCGGCGCCATCTGCAGCTTCAACGGCACCGCCACGACCACCACCACTGATCCTA GCTCGGGGCAGTGCGTCTTCGCGGGAAG CTCCATGGCAGGAGGCAGCACGCCGACGGCGAGCGCCCCCAGCGGACTCGCCCCGCCGTCCTCGTTCACGCCGGGCACGGGTGGCTTCGGCAACGGATCGACCTTCGGAAGCCCCACGGGTGCCCTGATCCCTCTGGACGGCGCGGAGAGCCTCCTGTCCGGCGCCCGGCGGGTGCTCTGCGCGATGCTGCTGGTGTTGCCGCTCTTCTTCTTTTGA